Genomic DNA from Hymenobacter jejuensis:
CGACCTCCTTGCCTTCCTTCGTTTTCTCCTTTGTGGGCGAGGAACAACTGCTCAGGAAATAGTCGGCTCCGATTACGGTGCCGCCCATGAGGATGGCAACTCGGGCGAGGGCGTCTCTTCTGTTCATGGCCGTAGCGCTTAGATGTTCTGTTTTTTGAGTTCGCCCACGGCGTGATCTACGGCTCGTGCGGTGAGAGCCATATAGGTCAGTGAGGGGTTTTGGCAGGCGGCGGAAGTCATGCACGCGCCGTCGGTGACGTACACGTTCGGAGCATCCCACACTTGGTTGTGCTTGTTCAGCACCGACGTTTTGGGGTCGTGGCCCATCCGAGCCGTGCCCATTTCGTGAATGCCGCCGCCCAGCACGTAGCCGTTGTTGTAGGTCTTCACGTTCTTGAGCCCAGCCTTTTCCAGCATTTCCTGCGCGTCCTGCATCATGTCTACGCGCATTTTCTGCTCGTTTTCGCGGGTGGTGGCGTCGATGGCCAGCACCGGCAGTCCCCACTTGTCTTTCTTGGTTTTGTCGAGGTAGGTGCGGTTGTCGTGATAGGGGAGGGTTTCGCCAAAACCCGTCAGACCCATCGTCCATTTGCCGGGTTCGGAGAGCTCGTCCTTGAATTCGCCACCAATGCTCATTTCCGGAATCTCGCGGCTCCAGCCTTCACGGCCGGCGCTGCCTTGGTAACCGAAGCCGCGAATGTAGTCGCGCTTATCGCCGAATAGGTTGCGGAAGCGCGGCACGTAAATGCCGTTGGCGCGGCGTCCGTACACGTATTTGTCTTCGTAGCCTTCCGCGTCGCCATGGGCCCCAGCGCGGAAATGGTGGTCCATGAGGTTGTGCCCCAGTTCGCCGCTGCTGCTGCCTAGCCCTTCGGGCCAAACGTCTGTAGCTGAGTTCATTAGTACCCAAGCCGAATTCAGAGTAGAGGCATTCAGGAAGATAACTTTGGCGTAGTACTCGTAGGTTTTGTTGGTTTCGGCATCCAGCACTTCTACGCCCTTGGCTCGCTTGGTATCCTTGTCATAAAGGATTTTGGTAACGATTGAGAAGGGGCGCAAAGTTAAATTTCCGGTTGCCACGGCGGCCGGCAATGAGGCCGATTGCGTGCTGAAATACGCGCCAAACGGGCAGCCCAGCCAGCACTTGTTGCGGTATTGACAGCTGACGCGGTTGTTGTGTGCCCGCGTGATGTTGGCTGTGCGGCCAATCACCATGTGTCGGTTTTTGAAATGGGCTTTGATGCGGGCCGCTACGTCCTTTTCGACGACGTTCATTTCCATTGGCGGCATAAAATCGCCGTCGGGTAGTTGCGGCAGGCCGTCGCGGTTGCCGCTGATGCCAGCAAACTTCTCGACGTGGCTGTACCACGGCGCCAAGTCCTTGTAGCGGATGGGCCAGTCAATGGCAATGCCATCCTTGGCGTTGGCCTCAAAATCGTAGTCGCTCCAGCGGTACGACTGCCGGCCCCACATCAGCGAGCGGCCGCCCACGTGATACCCCCGAAACCAGTCGAACGGCTTGACCTCCACGTAGGGACTTTCCTTCTCGTTGACCCAGTAATCCAGGTTGGTCTCGTTCAGCGTGTAATCGCGTTTCAGCACGGGATGATCTTGGATCATCTGCTGAGTTTTGCCACCCCGGTGCGGAAATTCCCAAGGCGCTTTGTTGGCGTTAACGTAATCTTTTATATGCTCAATGTTGCGGCCCCGCTCCAGCATTATAGTCTTTAATCCTTTCTCGGTCAGCTCCTTAGCTGCCATACCGCCCGAAATGCCAGAACCGATAACGATGGCATCGTACGTGTTTTTTTCCATGATGTGCTAGTAAAGAATGAGTGGGATTTAGAGGACAATAAAAGCAGCAGGTCGGGTGTGAAAACGGGCAGGTAAGCAGAACGGCAGGCCAAGACTCGGCTATTGACAATAATAGAAATAATTTATCATCAATAAATGATACTTTGAATAGAGCACCAGCGCTGAGTCGATAAGCCTTGAGGCATTTTTGCCTTTTTTAGAGTGTTTTGAATAAAATCAAAAATGACTCTGAATACCAGAATTCATTGATTCAAGGTTCCAGAAGCCCTTTCTCGCAAGTATCGGGCGCACGTCGGCCCAGCGATTGAGTGCGTAAAAATTACGCAATAAAAATCTTGATTAGCGCCCAAAACCGCTTGTAAATGAGAAGCGCAAAGGAGAAGCTATTATTTACGGAGGCGTGAGAAAGCGCCTTGCTGTAATAAAGAGGATAGCCTCATGATGGTAAAATGCTGCGGTAGCTGTTGCCGAGGCCTACCTAAGAGTCTCTAATCTACATTGCGTAGATAGGAGCCAGCCATAAACGAGATCAGGTATTCCATTGGAACGTCTGATCTCGTTTGTAATTACTTGATAACAAATCGCTTATATGAGTAACGATAGCCGTTGCTCCTATAAAACTGTAGTTTCAAATGAGCGCACCACGTTATCAAGATGCCAAGGTTTTACCTTCACGAATCGCTAGCGAACCTGTGCCCCCTAGTCAGTCTGGACTTTGAGCAGATAGGTGCCAGAAGAGAATTCCCGAACGTTGAGGGTGGTTTCTGTAGTGGAAGTGACGTATTATGAGTGAAGCACCATAAACCACAAAGTGCGCAAACGGCTCGGGGAGGGCGTAACACGTTTTCAATGTGTTACGCCCTCCCCGAGCCGTTTGCG
This window encodes:
- a CDS encoding GMC oxidoreductase, producing the protein MEKNTYDAIVIGSGISGGMAAKELTEKGLKTIMLERGRNIEHIKDYVNANKAPWEFPHRGGKTQQMIQDHPVLKRDYTLNETNLDYWVNEKESPYVEVKPFDWFRGYHVGGRSLMWGRQSYRWSDYDFEANAKDGIAIDWPIRYKDLAPWYSHVEKFAGISGNRDGLPQLPDGDFMPPMEMNVVEKDVAARIKAHFKNRHMVIGRTANITRAHNNRVSCQYRNKCWLGCPFGAYFSTQSASLPAAVATGNLTLRPFSIVTKILYDKDTKRAKGVEVLDAETNKTYEYYAKVIFLNASTLNSAWVLMNSATDVWPEGLGSSSGELGHNLMDHHFRAGAHGDAEGYEDKYVYGRRANGIYVPRFRNLFGDKRDYIRGFGYQGSAGREGWSREIPEMSIGGEFKDELSEPGKWTMGLTGFGETLPYHDNRTYLDKTKKDKWGLPVLAIDATTRENEQKMRVDMMQDAQEMLEKAGLKNVKTYNNGYVLGGGIHEMGTARMGHDPKTSVLNKHNQVWDAPNVYVTDGACMTSAACQNPSLTYMALTARAVDHAVGELKKQNI